From one Parambassis ranga chromosome 5, fParRan2.1, whole genome shotgun sequence genomic stretch:
- the gls2b gene encoding glutaminase 2b, producing MQRLRALRLSNSAQLIFKHNTHAAKKASIIQSAAAAAAACCLSTTSTTASQRRTPTHMDHFLLKMNEHPKSPSSGVENMLFYTITEGKEQVPISHFTAALRKTGLHPSDPRLKECMEKLRRAVKESVGEVMMDRDLFHRCVGGNIVLLIQAFRKKFIIPEFDTFAGKINEIYKTVKNQNEGKVADYIPQLAKFSPDLWGVSLCTVDGQRHSVGDTKQPFCLQSCVKPLQYAIAVHESGTEKVHRYVGMEPSGLKFNMLSLDDEDKPHNPMVNAGAIVISSLIKPRSNKAEKFDYVMEFVKRMAGQEYVGFSNATFQSEKETGDRNFAIGYYMKEKKCFPLDADMIDALDFYFQLCSIEVTCESGSIMAATLANGGICPITGECVLSAEAVRNTLSLMYSCGMYDFSGQMAFHVGLPAKSGVAGAILLVIPNVMGVMCWSPPLDRVGNSVRGIHFCQELVSHFNFHNYDNLRHFVKKQDPRKQDGDDRNKSVFSLMFAAYSGDVSALRRFALSSMDMDLKDYDARTALHIAAAEGHTDVVKFLTETCKVDPFVEDRWGNLPVDDAMQFGHDEVVKMLRDYQLEFRQQEKQHSAAECPQKLDTIEGMV from the exons ATGCAGCGTCTGAGAGCGCTGCGTCTGTCAAACTCTGCACAACTGATcttcaaacacaacacacacgctGCGAAGAAGGCTTCCATCAtccagtcagcagcagcagcagcagcagcatgctgtcTGAGCACAACATCAACAACTGCGTCCCAGAGACGAACACCTACACACATGGATCATTTCCTTTTGAAGAT GAACGAGCATCCAAAGTCCCCCAGTTCTGGGGTGGAAAACATGCTTTTCTACACCATCACAGAGGGCAAAGAGCAAGTGCCCATCTCACACTTCACCGCT GCCCTGAGAAAAACTGGCCTCCACCCGTCAGATCCTCGTCTCAAGGAGTGCATGGAGAAGCTCCGGCGGGCAGTGAAGGAATCTGTTGGTGAGGTGATGATGGACAGAGACCTTTTCCACAG GTGTGTTGGTGGAAACATTGTCCTGCTGATCCAGGCCTTCAGGAAGAAATTCATCATCCCTGAGTTTGACACTTTCGCAGGAAAGATAAATGAAATCTACAAAACGGTGAAAAACCAAAATGAGGGGAAG GTTGCAGACTACATCCCCCAGCTGGCCAAGTTTAGCCCAGACTTGTGGGGCGTGTCTTTGTGTACAGTCGATGGTCAGAG ACACTCAGTAGGGGACACCAAGCAGCCGTTCTGCCTGCAGTCATGTGTGAAGCCCCTGCAGTACGCCATCGCCGTCCACGAGTCAGGAACAGAAAAAGTTCACAGATATGTGGGGATGGAGCCAAGTGGACTTAAATTCAACATGCTGTCACTGGACGATGAAG ATAAGCCCCACAACCCCATGGTAAACGCTGGAGCCATAGTGATCAGCTCTCTTATCAAG ccTCGTTCAAATAAGGCAGAGAAGTTTGACTAC GTTATGGAATTTGTAAAACGGATGGCTGGTCAGGAATATGTAGGATTCAGCAACGCCAC GTTCCAGTCAGAAAAGGAAACAGGCGACAGAAATTTTGCTATTGGATACtacatgaaagagaagaag TGTTTTCCGCTGGACGCAGATATGATCGATGCCCTGGACTTCTACTTCCAG CTGTGCTCCATCGAGGTGACCTGCGAGTCTGGAAGTATCATGGCTGCCACGCTGGCCAACGGAGGCATCTGTCCAATCACGGGCGAGTGTGTTCTGAGTGCCGAGGCGGTGCGGAACACCTTAAGCCTCATGTACTCGTGTGGAATGTACGACTTCTCTGGACAGATGGCTTTTCAC GTGGGCTTGCCTGCAAAGTCAGGAGTGGCCGGAGCAATTCTGCTGGTCATCCCCAACGTGATGGGAGTCATGTGTTGGTCCCCTCCGCTGGACAGAGTCGGAAACAGCGTACGAGGAATTCACTTCTGCCAG GAACTTGTGTCGCACTTCAATTTCCACAATTATGACAACTTGAGGCACTTTGTGAAGAAGCAGGACCCTCGCAAGCAGGATGGAGATGACAGG AACAAGTCTGTCTTCAGCTTGATGTTTGCAGCCTACAGTGGAGACGTGTCGGCCCTGAGAAG ATTTGCACTTTCATCCATGGACATGGATCTGAAAGACTATGATGCTCGAACAGCACTGCACATCGCTGCAGCAGAAG gtcACACAGATGTGGTGAAGTTCCTCACTGAAACCTGCAAAGTAGATCCATTTGTAGAAGACAG GTGGGGGAACCTCCCTGTGGATGATGCCATGCAGTTCGGGCATGACGAGGTGGTGAAGATGCTCAGAGATTACCAACTAGAGTTCaggcagcaggagaagcagcacagtgctgcTGAGTGCCCACAGAAGCTGGACACCATCGAGGGCATGGTGTGA
- the rdh5 gene encoding retinol dehydrogenase 5: MDTQFLYDRLGENAWLYIIATFVVLWILVWLYRDSLEIDNVANKYVFVTGCDSGFGNLLCRKLDRKGFRVLAGCLTEKGADDLKRVTGPSLKTVLLDVTSQDSIQKAMEWTKQEVGEKGLWGIVNNAGRSLPMGPSEWMKVEDFHSTLKVNMNGVIAMTMTFLPLIRKAQGRIVNVASVLGRVAANGGGYCISKFAVESFSDCLRRDINYFGVNVCIIEPGFFKTAVTSLDPLERELHRLWNQLAPEVQASYGDKYLDKYIKVQRLIMNAVCDSDLTKVTNCMEHALTAAHPRTRYSAGWDAKLLWIPLSYMPSWVVDIGLKLVLPRPSKSV; the protein is encoded by the exons ATGGATACACAGTTCCTTTATGACCGTTTAGG GGAAAACGCCTGGCTGTACATCATTGCTACTTTTGTGGTGTTGTGGATTCTCGTGTGGCTGTACAGAGACAGCCTGGAGATTGACAACGTTGCAAATAAATATGTCTTTGTGACGGGCTGTGACAGCGGGTTTGGAAACCTGCTGTGTAGGAAGCTCGACCGTAAAGGTTTCCGCGTGCTGGCTGGCTGCCTCACCGAGAAAGGAGCTGATGATCTGAAAAGAGTGACGGGCCCTTCTTTGAAGACCGTCCTGCTGGATGTAACCAGTCAGGACAGCATCCAGAAAGCAATGGAGTGGACCAAGCAGGAGGTTGGAGAAAAGG GACTTTGGGGTATCGTGAACAATGCTGGGCGCTCATTACCTATGGGCCCTTCAGAGTGGATGAAGGTGGAGGATTTCCACAGCACACTGAAAGTCAACATGAACGGAGTGATCGCCATGACGATGACCTTTCTGCCCCTCATCAGAAAGGCTCAGGGCCGCATCGTGAATGTGGCATCAGTGCTGGGCAGGGTGGCTGCAAATGGTGGTGGATACTGCATCTCCAAGTTTGCAGTGGAGTCTTTCTCTGACTGCCTCAG GAGAGACATCAACTACTTTGGTGTCAACGTGTGCATCATCGAGCCCGGCTTTTTTAAGACTGCAGTGACGAGCCTGGACCCCCTTGAGAGGGAGCTCCACCGCCTGTGGAACCAGCTCGCCCCTGAAGTACAAGCCAGCTATGGAGACAAGTACCTTGATAAGT ACATTAAAGTGCAGCGTTTGATCATGAACGCCGTCTGCGACTCTGACCTCACCAAGGTGACCAACTGCATGGAACACGCTCTGACTGCCGCCCACCCTCGCACGCGCTACAGCGCCGGCTGGGACGCCAAGCTCCTCTGGATCCCCCTCTCCTACATGCCTTCCTGGGTGGTTGATATTGGACTGAAGCTGGTGCTGCCACGTCCTTCAAAGAGCGTCTAA
- the bloc1s1 gene encoding biogenesis of lysosome-related organelles complex 1 subunit 1, with translation MLSRLLKEHQAKQNERKELQERRRREAICAATCLTEALVDHLNVGVSQAYVNQRKLDHEVKTLQVQASQFSKQTAQWISMVEGFNQALKEIGDVENWARSIEMDMRTIATALEYVHKGQLQSACS, from the exons ATGTTGTCTCGTCTTCTGAAGGAGCACCAGGCAAAGCAAAATGAGCGGAAGGAGCTTCAGG AGAGACGCAGACGTGAAGCTATCTGCGCCGCCACCTGTCTGACAGAAGCCCTGGTAGACCACCTTAACGTTGG TGTTTCTCAGGCATATGTCAACCAGCGTAAGCTTGACCACGAGGTAAAGACTCTCCAAGTGCAGGCGAGCCAGTTCTCTAAACagactgctcagtggatcagcATGGTGGAAGGGTTCAATCAGGCCTTAAAG GAAATTGGGGATGTGGAGAACTGGGCCCGCAGTATTGAGATGGACATGAGGACGATCGCCACCGCTCTGGAGTACGTCCACAAGGGTCAACTTCAGTCTGCGTGTTCATAG
- the LOC114435598 gene encoding uncharacterized protein LOC114435598, giving the protein MRTFCVAVVVLSLLSVGQPAPLTCETLMKPRDTEGPDLTGRWFFLALSAEHCITTTVLDVLLRPSFVFDVTSMDAPNVYNSSIKITIDGHCFEESKMFFYKDNQMFEVDSNNTALGKASVFLYSGCPDCIVKRMDMIKALILISRRKVVTAAELAEFETQARCLGWSKPQVLRAEHASENCRSYHDIPRQEAEAIMQSIQHKVSEKATSMQEKIMKCFTDFWVFVYNTVS; this is encoded by the exons ATGAGGACcttttgtgttgctgtggtCGTGTTGAGTCTCCTTTCAGTGGGTCAGCCTGCGCCGCTGACCTGTGAGACGCTGATGAAGCCGCGGGACACCGAAGGCCCTGAT CTGACTGGGAGGTGGTTCTTTCTagctctgtctgcagagcaCTGTATTACAACGACAGTGCTAGATGTTCTTCTCAGGCCCAGTTTTGTCTTTGACGTTACCTCCATGGATGCTCCGAATGTCTAcaacagcagcataaaaatcaCAAT AGACGGACACTGCTTTGAAGAATCTAAGATGTTTTTCTATAAGGACAACCAAATGTTTGAAGTTGACAGTAACA ATACTGCACTGGGCAAAgcctctgtgtttctgtacaGTGGATGTCCCGACTGCATTGTCAAGAGGATGGATATGATTAAAGCTCTTATACTCATCA GTAGGAGAAAGGTCgtcactgctgcagagctggCGGAGTTCGAGACGCAGGCCAGGTGTCTTGGATGGTCCAAACCGCAGGTCTTAAGAGCAGAACACG CTTCAGAAAACTGCAGGTCATACCATGACATCCCTAGACAAGAAGCTGAAGCCATCATGCAGAGCATCCAACACAAGGTGTCTGAAAAGGCAACAAGTATGCaagaaaaaataatgaaatgtttCACCGACTTTTGGGTTTTTGTCTACAATACCGTTTCTTAA
- the LOC114435596 gene encoding uncharacterized protein LOC114435596: protein MRTFCVAVIVLSLLSVGQPAPLTCETLMKPRDTEGPDLTGRWFLLALSAEHCITTTVLDVLLRPIFVFDITSMDASNVYNNSIKITIDGHCLEQSKMFFYKDNQMFEVDSNNTALGNASLFLYSGCPDCIVVKRMDMIKALILISRRKVVTAAELVEFETQARCLGWSTPQVFKAEHASENCRSYHDIPRQEDEAIMQRIYRKVSEKATSMREKIRKCLIEFWVFVFNTVS, encoded by the exons ATGAGGAccttttgtgttgctgtgatcgTGTTGAGTCTCCTTTCAGTGGGTCAGCCTGCGCCCCTGACCTGTGAGACGCTGATGAAGCCGCGGGACACTGAAGGCCCTGAT CTGACTGGGAGGTGGTTCTTACTagctctgtctgcagagcaCTGTATTACAACGACAGTGCTAGATGTTCTTCTCAGGCCCATTTTTGTATTTGACATTACCTCCATGGATGCTTCGAATGTCTacaacaacagcataaaaatcaCAAT AGACGGACACTGCTTAGAACAATCTAAGATGTTTTTCTATAAGGACAACCAAATGTTTGAAGTTGACAGTAACA ATACTGCACTGGGCAATGCATCTTTGTTTCTGTACAGTGGATGTCCCGACTGCATTGTTGTAAAGAGGATGGATATGATTAAAGCTCTTATACTCATCA GTAGGAGAAAGGTCgtcactgctgcagagctggTGGAGTTCGAGACGCAGGCCAGGTGTCTTGGATGGTCCACACCGCAGGTCTTCAAAGCAGAACACG CTTCAGAAAACTGCAGGTCATACCATGACATCCCTAGACAAGAAGATGAAGCCATCATGCAGAGGATCTATCGCAAGGTGTCTGAAAAGGCAACAAGTATGCGTGAAAAAATAAGGAAATGTTTAATCGAATTTTGGGTTTTTGTCTTCAATACCGTTTCTTAA